A portion of the Equus quagga isolate Etosha38 chromosome 17, UCLA_HA_Equagga_1.0, whole genome shotgun sequence genome contains these proteins:
- the NAALADL1 gene encoding aminopeptidase NAALADL1: protein MQGVKVLAGVVGAAALLGLGIILGHFAIPKGANSPAPSISASQDLDLGILETIMEQLDASRIRENLRELSREPHLSSTPRDEELVQLLLQRWRDAESGLDSAETFEYEVLLSLPSREQPNSVTVVDPTGNILFSCRRSEENVTGEQEGPDVVPPYAAYAPPGTPQGLLVYANQGSEEDFEELQNRGIGLEGTIALTRYGGVGRGAKAVNAAKHGVAGVLVYTDPSDINDGQSSPSQTFPYSWGLPPSGVERGSYLEYFGDPLTPYLPANPSSFRLDPANASGFPPIPAQPIGFEDAKVLLCNLQGASAPETWQGALGCEYRLGPGFRSDGNFSADSQVNVSVHNRLELRNSSNVLGIIRGAVEPDRYVLYGNHRDSWVHGAVDPSSGTAVLLEVTRALGTLLKKGTWRPRRSVIFGSWGAEEFGLIGSTEFTEEFFSKLQERTVAYINVDISVFANVSLRAQGTPPIQSVVFTAAKQIPAPGRSSLSIYDNWIQYSNRSSPVYGLVPSLGTLGAGSDYAPFIHFLGISSMDLAYTYDRSKTSARIYPTYHTAFDTFGYVDNFVDPGFSSHQAVSRVVGNVLLRLSDSLFLPLNVSDYSETLRSFLQAAQQDLGALLEQHSISLGPLVAAVDKFEGAAAALDERISELQKGTPDPLQVRMLNDQLMLLERSFLNSRAFPEERYYSHVLWAPRTGSVATFPGLANACSAAMNTAPGSAAWAEVQRQLSIVVAAVEAAAATLRPVADL, encoded by the exons ATGCAGGGGGTGAAGGTGCTTGCGGGGGTGGTGGGGGCTGCTGCCCTTTTGGGGTTGGGGATCATCCTGGGCCACTTTGCCATCCCCAAAGGGGCCAACTCACCAGCCCCCAGCATCTCAGCCTCCCAGGACCTGGACCTGGGGATCCTTGAGACCATCATGGAACAGCTGGATGCCAGCAGGATCCGGGAGAATCTTCG AGAACTCTCCAGGGAGCCGCACCTGTCCTCCACCCCCCGCGATGAGGAGCTGGTGCAGCTGTTGCTGCAGCGCTGGCGGGACGCAGAGTCAGGCCTGGACTCGGCCGAGACCTTCGAGTATGAAGTGCTGCTGTCCCTCCCCAGCCGGGAGCAGCCCAATAGCGTGACCGTCG TGGATCCCACTGGGAACATCCTCTTCTCCTGCCGCCGGAGCGAGGAGAACGTGACTGGGGAGCAGGAGGGTCCCGATGTGGTGCCACCTTATGCTGCCTACGCTCCCCCCGGAACCCCACAG GGCCTCCTTGTCTACGCCAACCAGGGCTCGGAAGAAGACTTTGAGGAGCTACAGAATCGGGGCATCGGACTCGAAGGCACCATTGCCCTGACCCGCTACGGGGGTGTAGGGCGTGGGGCCAAG gCTGTGAATGCCGCCAAGCACGGGGTGGCTGGGGTGCTGGTGTACACGGACCCCAGTGACATCAATGACGGGCAGAGCTCGCCCAGCCAGACCTTCCCGTACTCCTGGGGCCTGCCTCCCTCGGGGGTGGAGCGAGGCTCCTACTTGGAGTATTTTGGGGACCCCCTGACTCCCTACCTTCCAGCAAACCCCTCCTCCTTCCGCCTGGACCCTGCCAATGCCTCCGGATTTCCCCCAATTCCCGCTCAGCCCATTGGCTTCGAGGATGCAAAAGTCCTTCTCTG TAACCTCCAGGGAGCCTCGGCCCCAGAGACCTGGCAGGGAGCACTGGGCTGTGAGTACAGGTTGGGGCCCGGCTTCCGGTCTGATGGCAACTTCTCAGCAGACAG CCAGGTGAACGTGAGTGTCCACAACCGCCTGGAGCTGCGGAACTCCTCCAACGTCCTGGGGATCATCCGCGGGGCTGTGGAGCCTG ACCGCTATGTGCTCTATGGAAACCACCGGGACAGCTGGGTACACGGAGCCGTGGACCCCAGCAGCGGCACTGCTGTCCTCCTGGAGGTCACCCGCGCCCTGGGGACCCTGCTGAAGAAGG GCACCTGGCGTCCCCGCAGATCAGTCATCTTCGGAAGCTGGGGGGCAGAGGAGTTTGGGCTCATCGGCTCCACAGAATTCACGGAG GAGTTCTTCAGCAAGCTGCAGGAGCGCACGGTGGCCTACATCAACGTGGACATCTCGGTGTTTG CCAATGTCTCCCTGAGGGCGCAGGGGACGCCTCCGATCCAGAGCGTCGTCTTCACTGCAGCCAAACAG ATCCCGGCACCAGGCCGCAGCAGCCTCAGCATCTACGACAACTGGATCCAGTATTCCAACCGTAGCAGCCCAGTGTACGGCCTGGTCCCCAG CCTGGGCACGCTGGGTGCTGGCAGCGACTACGCACCCTTCATTCACTTCCTGGGCATCTCCTCCATGGACCTCGCCTACACCTATGACCGG AGCAAGACTTCAGCCCGGATCTATCCCACCTACCACACAGCCTTCGACACCTTTGGCTACGTGGACAACTTTGTGGACCCTG GCTTCAGCAGCCACCAGGCCGTGTCCCGGGTGGTGGGGAATGTGCTTCTTCGGCTCAGTGAcagcctcttcctgcctctcaaTGTCAGTGACTACAGCGAGACCCTCCGCAGCTTCCTGCAGGCCGCCCAGCAAGACCTCGGGGCCCTGTTGGAGCAGCACAGCATCAGCCTGG GGCCTCTGGTAGCCGCAGTGGACAAGTTCGAGGGGGCAGCCGCGGCCTTGGACGAACGGATATCAGAGCTGCAGAAGGGCACCCCCGA CCCCCTGCAGGTCCGCATGCTCAACGACCAGCTCATGCTCTTGGAACGGTCCTTCCTGAACTCGCGAGCCTTCCCAGAGGAACGCTACTACAG CCACGTGCTCTGGGCACCCCGCACGGGCTCCGTAGCCACATTCCCGGGCCTGGCCAATGCCTGCTCTGCAGCCATGAACACAGCCCCCGGATCTGCAGCCTGGGCTGAGGTGCAGAGGCAGCTCAGCATTGTGGTGGCGGCCGTGGAGGCTGCAGCAGCCACCCTGAGGCCTGTGGCTGACCTCTGA
- the SAC3D1 gene encoding SAC3 domain-containing protein 1, whose product MPGCELPVGTCPDMCPAAERAQREKERRLHRFEVAPGCLGDRPRADPQRAVKEYSRPAAGKARPPPNQLRPPPVLLATVRYLAGEVAERADASPAEVASFVADRLRAVRLDLALQGAGDAEAAVVLEAALAVLLAVVARLGPDAARGAADPGLLQAQVQEGFGSLRRCYARGAGPHPRQAAFQGLFLLYNLGSVEALHEVLQLPAALRFCPALRTALAVDSAFREGNAARLFRLLRTLPYLQSCAVQCHVGRARRGALARLARALSTPKGQTLPLGFMIHLLALDGPEEARELCQAHGLPLDGQERVVFLRGRYTEEGLPPAGTCKVLVGSKLGGRTLEEVVMAEEEDEGVDRPTSPA is encoded by the exons ATGCCCGGCTGCGAGCTGCCCGTGGGTACGTGCCCGGACATGTGCCCGGCCGCCGAGCGCGCCCAGCGCGAAAAGGAGCGCCGCCTGCACCGCTTCGAGGTGGCGCCCGGGTGCCTCGGGGACCGGCCCCGCGCCGACCCGCAGCGCGCGGTGAAGGAGTACAGCCGGCCGGCCGCCGGCAAGGCCCGGCCCCCGCCGAACCAGCTGCGGCCGCCGCCCGTGCTGCTGGCCACCGTGCGCTACCTGGCCGGCGAGGTGGCCGAGCGCGCCGACGCGTCCCCCGCTGAGGTGGCCAGCTTCGTGGCGGACCGGCTGCGCGCCGTGCGGCTGGACCTGGCCCTGCAGGGCGCAGGCGACGCCGAGGCGGCGGTGGTGCTGGAGGCGGCGCTGGCCGTGCTGCTGGCCGTGGTGGCGCGGCTCGGACCGGACGCCGCGCGCGGGGCTGCGGACCCGGGGCTGCTGCAGGCCCAGGTGCAGGAGGGCTTCGGGTCGCTGCGGCGCTGCTACGCGCGGGGCGCCGGGCCGCACCCCCGCCAGGCCGCCTTCCAGGGCCTCTTTCTGCTTTATAACCTGG GCTCGGTGGAGGCCCTTCATGAGGTTCTGCAGCTGCCCGCTGCCCTGCGTTTCTGCCCGGCCCTGCGCACGGCCCTGGCAGTCGACTCAGCCTTCCGGGAAGGCAACGCCGCCCGCCTGTTCCGCCTGCTCCGGACCCTGCCCTACCTGCAGAGCTGCGCCGTGCAGTGCCACGTGGGCCGTGCCCGCCGCGGAGCCCTGGCCCGCCTCGCTCGTGCCCTGAGCACCCCCAAGGGCCAGACCCTGCCCCTGGGCTTCATGATCCACCTCCTGGCCCTGGACGGGCCCGAGGAGGCACGGGAGCTGTGCCAGGCCCATGGGCTGCCCTTGGATGGACAGGAGAGAGTTGTGTTCCTGAGGGGTCGCTACACGGAGGAGGGGCTGCCGCCTGCCGGGACCTGCAAAGTGTTGGTGGGGAGCAAACTCGGAGGGCGCACCCTGGAGGAGGTGGTCatggcagaggaggaagatgagggtgTGGACAGACCCACGTCCCCAGCATGA